In Stigmatopora argus isolate UIUO_Sarg chromosome 10, RoL_Sarg_1.0, whole genome shotgun sequence, the following proteins share a genomic window:
- the vtna gene encoding vitronectin a translates to MRLSAAVLLALVTHILAADESCMARCENGFDSEKKCQCDNMCKYYKSCCADFDAICGMMTRGDTFELAEDDDDYLESTTPSARKAPAVSPTLRPILDFAYKPQRRPGTTLEMKKPPPRSPRPTDPLPVRPPDSTKVNSTATPPSATIPPSEKPRGSTYVQVAHTTRPLTTPGTPMTSGTPTTPGTPTTPGTTAAPNPDGEKCSGRPFDAFMQLKNGSIFAFRGEYFFELDQKTVLPGYPKLIKDIWGINGRIDAAFTRVNCHGKTYMFKGNQYWRFDNGVLDEGYPRHISVGFEKIPDHVDAAFALPAHSHNGREKVYFFKGDRYYIYEFLHQPSHEECVAVSERSPSTLFSRYTNMYASNYGRYFSDLFSDTPQHHSHHHFIDRDWKGLKSPVDAVMAGRLYVPPRRLQPGQMWDRYQQSQQYQQYGQQYNQQYGQQWGRRRWNRSPNWESMAERGMGMGQQFAERGMEMGLRLAERRMEMEERLGRDWSRRWDQDWDQDRRRDGYRNNNRGNYDSRYRNDRPLGRSLPVQSVYFFRGDKYFRVNLSTKRVDAASPHYPRSIAKYWLGCSDKAGAEK, encoded by the exons ATGAGGCTGTCGGCTGCGGTGCTTCTTGCTCTTGTCACTCACATTTTAGCAGCAGATG AGTCATGCATGGCCCGCTGCGAGAACGGCTTCGACTCCGAGAAGAAGTGCCAGTGTGACAACATGTGCAAGTACTACAAGAGCTGCTGTGCTGACTTTGATGCCATTTGTGGCATGATGA cTCGTGGAGACACATTTGAGTTAGCGGAAGACGACGATGATTATCTCGAAAGCACCACACCATCGGCCCGGAAAGCCCCCGCCGTCAGTCCCACTCTGCGGCCTATTTTGGACTTTGCCTACAAACCGCAACGCCGACCTGGAACCACATTAGAAATGAAGAAACCTCCACCGAGGTCTCCGAGACCCACCGACCCCCTGCCAGTGAGACCCCCCGATAGCACCAAAGTCAATTCCACGGCAACACCTCCAAGTGCCACCATCCCCCCGTCAGAGAAGCCCCGGGGTAGCACCTACGTACAGGTTGCTCACACGACCAGACCCCTCACGACACCCGGCACCCCCATGACATCCGGCACCCCCACGACACCCGGCACCCCCACGACACCCGGCACCACCGCGGCTCCCAATCCCGACGGCGAGAAGTGCAGCGGCAGACCCTTTGACGCGTTCATGCAATTGAAAAACGGCTCCATCTTTGCCTTCAGAG GTGAATACTTTTTTGAGCTGGACCAAAAGACAGTACTTCCTGGATATCCCAAGCTCATAAAGGACATATGGGGCATTAACGGGCGCATTGATGCTGCTTTCACGAGGGTCAACTGCCATGGAAAGACATACATGTTTAAG GGGAACCAGTACTGGAGGTTTGACAACGGCGTGCTGGATGAAGGCTACCCTCGTCATATCAGTGTGGGCTTTGAGAAAATTCCAGATCATGTGGACGCTGCCTTCGCCCTCCCAGCTCACAGCCACAATGGCAGAGAGAAGGTTTATTTTTTCAAAG GGGATCGGTATTACATCTATGAGTTTTTGCACCAGCCTTCCCATGAGGAGTGTGTGGCAGTGTCTGAAAGGTCGCCATCCACACTGTTCAGCCGCTACACGAACATGTATGCCAGCAACTATGGGAGATATTTTAGTGATCTCTTCTCAGACA CGCCCCAGCATCACAGTCATCACCATTTCATTGACCGAGACTGGAAGGGTCTTAAGTCACCAGTGGATGCTGTCATGGCTGGCCGACTGTATGTCCCCCCACGCCGTCTACAACCGGGCCAAATGTGGGACCGCTACCAACAATCTCAACAGTACCAACAGTACGGCCAGCAGTACAATCAGCAGTACGGTCAACAGTGGGGGCGTAGGAGGTGGAACCGCTCACCCAACTGGGAATCCATGGCTGAGAGGGGCATGGGCATGGGCCAGCAATTTGCCGAGAGGGGGATGGAAATGGGCCTGAGGCTAGCCGAGAGGAGAATGGAGATGGAGGAACGACTGGGACGGGATTGGAGCAGGCGCTGGGATCAGGACTGGGACCAGGACAGGCGTAGAGACGGCTACAGGAACAATAACAGAGGGAACTACGACTCCAGATACAGGAACGACAGGCCCTTGGGGAGGTCTCTGCCCGTACAGAGCGTCTACTTCTTTAGAGGAG ATAAATACTTCAGAGTGAATCTCAGTACCAAGAGAGTGGATGCCGCCTCGCCTCACTATCCCAGATCCATCGCCAAGTACTGGCTCGGCTGCTCGGACAAAGCAGGAGCTGAGAAATAG
- the scarf1 gene encoding scavenger receptor class F member 1, with translation MPLLLRILTILCCCWLSWALTLDPAGRNVCHNPRTPSTLVCCTGWRQDGTECTTPVCEGEQACLKDELCVYPGVCRCPPGYYGAHCKTRCPPEFWSSDCRRVCPCHPHGRCHPVTGDCTCNPNRWGPLCQHACKCGDHGVCHPVYGNCSCDEGWWTSTCAKPCQCVPGGSEGPGCDQLTGRCRCRKGHWGLKCPVTCNCYLSQCNQRTGVCECKAGWWGPSCDRRCNCNLAHGRCDTSSGLCVCHLGYGGDYCNQPCKRGTYGSGCKTSCGSCKGEETCLSTDGSCAACEPGWNGTRCDRLCPPGYYGDGCQDKCPRCRKNEPCDPKSGTCWSCDPGWKGPRCEVACADRTYGEACRFLCSPCYHGDCHHVTGKCVCQLGFQGESCNNTCSVAHFGHNCSSVCDCGEGVDCHPVTGACPNSDRSALLAGLLVPLFLLLLAIFCCCLCCGGGPADRKDRNTVADGDLSVRMKYHVYSVLANVGAALPCMSDWSSGLPRVTVSHHDPELTFNHSFIEPPSSGWVTDGSSFDSDEEEGEALYCVPPREDNLGVEASHFQEMSSKCNMLLDPCSFSTEDITSPFDIPRTSSIAKSKRPSVSFAEGTRFSPKERRGSAQDTVALPGNPRKSKPPRGGLALSSRPDDEVGNEAKEREDSIEIQLTDHQDLSSEVADQDQDEGKKSGDMTRTASGRRRTMSNTAAQQKLSVLSTSDHPAGVSSKVTTVYVTVGKAGTSSEGPVQAMLRRLGSLQRQKEHDPGKSKTKDAEAISKPPRRKLGARRSVWEQGGPSGAEPAIAKPVRRKRASQNASATTDMGSSESIPLKRPLSSILKRVPEGASADPPDGIQQYEKGEAQTESGYLTVGPVEDAAALIEGGKDEPCYENVMITHSYTSNTSA, from the exons ATGCCTCTTCTCTTGAGAATTCTGACCATTTTATGCTGCTGTTGGTTGTCCTGGGCACTCACACTGGACCCCGCAGGGAGGAACGTCTGCCACAACCCCAG AACCCCATCCACCCTTGTGTGCTGCACCGGCTGGCGTCAGGATGGAACAGAGTGCACAACCC CGGTGTGTGAGGGTGAGCAGGCCTGTCTGAAGGATGAACTCTGTGTGTATCCTGGAGTGTGCCGCTGTCCGCCAGGCTATTATGGAGCCCACTGTAAAACAC ggtgtcctcctgAGTTCTGGTCATCGGACTGCCGTCGGGTGTGCCCGTGTCACCCACACGGCCGCTGCCACCCAGTCACCGGCGACTGCACCTGCAACCCAAACCGCTGGGGTCCCCTGTGTCAGCACGCCTGCAAATGCGGCGACCACGGAGTCTGCCATCCCGTGTACGGAAACTGCAGCTGCGACGAGGGCTGGTGGACATCCACTTGTGCCAAGCCGTGCCAGTGTGTCCCGGGGGGCTCGGAGGGCCCCGGCTGTGACCAGCTGACGGGCCGCTGTCGGTGCCGGAAGGGCCACTGGGGGCTGAAGTGTCCCGTCACTTGCAACTGCTACTTGTCGCAGTGCAACCAGCGGACCGGCGTTTGCGAGTGCAAAGCCGGCTGGTGGGGGCCCAGCTGCGATCGGCGATGTAACTGCAACCTGGCGCACGGTCGCTGCGATACCTCCAGCGGGCTGTGCGTGTGCCATCTCGGGTACGGGGGTGACTACTGCAACCAGCCGTGTAAACGCGGGACGTACGGCAGTGGATGTAAAACCAG TTGTGGAAGCTGTAAAGGCGAAGAAACGTGCTTGTCCACCGACGGCTCCTGCGCGGCCTGTGAACCCGGCTGGAACGGGACGCGGTGCGACCGCCTGTGCCCGCCCGGTTACTATGGCGACGGATGCCAGGATAAGTGCCCACGTTGCAGAAAGAATGAGCCCTGCGATCCCAAGAGTGGAACATGTTGGAGCTGTGATCCTGGATGGAAAGGACCAAG GTGCGAGGTGGCCTGCGCCGACAGGACGTATGGAGAGGCTTGCCGCTTCCTGTGCAGCCCCTGTTACCATGGTGACTGCCATCACGTGACAGGAAAATGTGTCTGTCAGCTGGGTTTTCAGGGGGAGAG TTGTAATAATACTTGCTCCGtcgctcattttggccacaaCTGTTCTTCAGTCTGTGATTGCGGAGAAGGCGTTGACTGCCATCCGGTCACTGGTGCCTGCCCAAACA GTGACCGAAGTGCTCTATTGGCGGGTCTACTAGTTCCTTTGTTCCTGTTGCTCCTTGCAATCTTCTGCTGCTGTCTTTGTTGTGGAGGAGGCCCGGCAGATCGTAAAGACAG GAATACGGTGGCAGATGGAGATCTGTCAGTACGGATGAAATATCACGTCTACAGTGTCCTGGCTAACGTTGGTGCTGCTCTACCTTGCATGTCAGACTGGTCCTCTGGCCTCCCTCGTGTGACTG TGTCTCACCATGACCCCGAGCTGACCTTCAACCACAGTTTCATTGAGCCTCCTTCTTCCGGCTGGGTGACTGACGGCTCGTCCTTCGATAGtgatgaggaagagggggaggcTCTTTACTGCGTCCCCCCGAGAGAAG ACAACCTCGGAGTGGAGGCCAGCCACTTCCAGGAGATGAGCTCCAAGTGCAACATGCTCCTGGACCCGTGCAGCTTCAGCACCGAGGACATCACCTCCCCCTTCGACATCCCCCGCACTTCCAGCATAGCCAAATCCAAGCGACCGTCCGTCTCTTTTGCAGAGGGCACCCGCTTTAGTCCCAAAGAAAGGCGCGGCTCGGCTCAAGACACCGTTGCTCTGCCCGGAAACCCTCGCAAATCCAAGCCCCCTCGGGGAGGTTTGGCGCTTTCCTCCCGACCGGACGATGAAGTCGGAAATGAGGCCAAAGAGAGGGAAGATAGTATCGAAATTCAGTTGACAGACCACCAAGATTTGAGCAGCGAGGTCGCCGATCAAGATCAGGACGAGGGTAAAAAGTCCGGCGACATGACCCGGACCGCGTCGGGACGCAGACGCACCATGTCCAACACGGCTGCTCAGCAAAAACTCTCAGTCCTTTCTACTTCTGATCATCCCGCCGGCGTTTCAAGCAAGGTCACCACCGTTTACGTGACGGTGGGCAAGGCGGGAACGAGCTCGGAAGGCCCCGTTCAAGCCATGTTGAGGAGACTCGGAAGCCTTCAGAGACAAAAAGAGCACGATCCTGGCAAAAGCAAAACCAAGGACGCCGAAGCCATCTCCAAACCGCCCAGGAGGAAACTCGGTGCTCGGAGAAGCGTGTGGGAGCAAGGTGGGCCTTCGGGAGCTGAGCCCGCCATCGCTAAACCCGTGAGGAGGAAGCGCGCGTCGCAAAATGCTTCCGCTACTACTGACATGGGGTCGTCAGAGAGCATTCCTCTCAAAAGACCGCTCTCGTCCATTTTGAAGCGCGTCCCCGAGGGGGCCTCGGCAGACCCCCCGGACGGAATACAACAGTATGAGAAGGGTGAGGCGCAAACTGAGAGTGGATACTTGACTGTGGGGCCAGTAGAGGACGCTGCCGCTCTTATTGAAGGTGGGAAAGATGAACCATGCTATGAAAATGTTATGATTACTCATTCTTATACGTCAAACACAAGCGCCTAA